A single region of the Apodemus sylvaticus chromosome 7, mApoSyl1.1, whole genome shotgun sequence genome encodes:
- the LOC127688466 gene encoding death domain-containing membrane protein NRADD, translating to MLHSVSKGVVYSDTALKGQDGDREGMWVGAGGALAPNTSSLFPPEPPGASSNIIPVYCALLATVVLGLLAYVAFKCWRSHKQRQQLAKARTVELGDPDRDQRRGDGVFVDSPGLEPCLPRQGPHPDLGCQLYLHIPQQQQEEVQRLLMLGEPAKGWQGLAGCLGYQAEAVETMACDQVPAHTLLRDWAAREGSRATLRALENALAAIGREDVAQVLSSPAQGCSVV from the exons ATGCTTCATAGCGTCAGCAAAGGTGTGGTCTACTCAG ATACAGCCCTGAAGGGGCAGGATGGGGACAGGGAAGGAATGTGGGTAGGAGCTGGGGGAGCCCTAGCCCCCAATACCTCCTCCCTATTCCCCCCTGAGCCTCCGGGAGCCTCAAGCAACATCATTCCTGTCTACTGTGCTCTCCTAGCTACTGTGGTCCTTGGTCTGCTTGCCTATGTGGCCTTCAAATG CTGGCGCTCACATAAGCAAAGGCAGCAGTTGGCTAAAGCTCGGACTGTAGAGCTGGGAGACCCTGACAGGGACCAGAGGCGTGGTGATGGTGTCTTCGTGGACTCCCCTGGTCTGGAGCCCTGTCTTCCCCGCCAGG GGCCACATCCAGACCTCGGCTGCCAACTGTACCTGCATAttccacagcagcagcaggaggaagttCAGCGGCTCTTGATGTTGGGTGAACCAGCCAAGGGCTGGCAGGGCCTGGCAGGCTGCCTGGGCTACCAAGCTGAGGCTGTGGAAACGATGGCCTGTGACCAGGTGCCAGCCCATACCCTGCTAAGGGACTGGGCGGCCCGGGAAGGCAGTAGAGCTACCCTCAGAGCGCTAGAGAATGCTCTGGCTGCCATAGGCCGAGAGGATGTGGCCCAGGTTTTGAGCTCGCCAGCTCAGGGCTGCTCGGTGGTGTGA